CTGCCTAGCCAACCCGAAGTCTCCTAATCTTGCATTGAACCCTTCATCCAACATGATGTTACTGGCCTTGATATCCCTATGAATCACTTGATTCTCACATTCTTGGTGCAAATAGGCCAAAGCCGAAGCCACACCGAGTAAAATCTTATGTCTATAAGGCCAAGGTAAAACCATTCTCGACTCAAACAATGCCTTGTCCAGACTCCCATTTGCCATCAAATCATAAACCAACAAAATTTCACCCTTCTCGTGGCACCAACCTTGAAGCCTAACAAGATTTCTATGCCTAAGTGTGCCAATGATCGACAACTCGGATAAAAACTCGGTCTTCCCCTGTCCCGCGTGGCTACATCTCTTGACTGCCACAATGTCACCCGTGGCAGGCAATATACCTCTGTAAACAGTCCCAAATGCACCATGTCCAATGACCTTATTAGAATCGAACCCTTTCGTAGCAAGTTTTAGCTCCTTGTAGCTAAATTCCCTCGGCATTTTGATCACATCCGAAGCCAATATCTCAGGTGTTTTGACACCCTTGATTTTCTTGGAATAAACCCATATCAATGCTACCGCACAAAATACCAGGAAGAATGCCCCGGCGGTGACAACTCCGACTACTGCCCCTGGCCCATCCTTACATAGCTGGTTGTGGCATTTCCCactatttttttccttttcttgtaCCGCTGCCGTGTCATTATGGTCTGATTCCACAGGCGCCAAAGAAGGCGGCGGCGGTTTGACTGTGTCAGCCGTTGGATTCATTAAATTAGCCGGCGGAGGGGGTGATCTCCCAGTCGGAAACATTGAGTTGTAACCGGTATTGTCATCGAAAAAAGAACTGAAACTCCACCACTCAATGCAGTGGATCTCCGTGCTCCCCTGGGTCGACCCGGAAAACCCGACAAACATGAAATCGTTCAGTATGTACTCGTTGAGATCAAAAGTGGAGGATACGATTGGTTCTTTAGGCTTCATGTTGGAATACGATACGTACACATTGATCATCCGGGTTGACCCGGAATACTCGACCCACGAGTTGACTAGATCGCCGCTCTTGAGATCGACGCCGATTATTTCCAAATCACCAACTCGGGTTGAAATCATAGAGTTCAAATCCAGACCCACATGATTCCCGTTGATGTCCTTGAACTGAATGTCCATTAGGGTGTCGAATTCCACCGCCAAGACGCCGTTTTGGGTGTTCTCCCGGTCCATGACACCGAGAAACCCGCCGGCATCCCCCACGAACTGATCATCAGGCGAAATGACGAAAGCCAACCCACCGCCGATGGAGGAGGGGTTCAGATTGGTAAtagagaaagaaaagaaagaggaaAAGCTAGCCAGGTTCTGAGTTCCGGGACGACGAAATTTGACGGGATTGGAGTATAACACTTTCCCCGCGCCGGAGTTGGGGACGGTGAGATCTCGAGTGAGCCTCACGCTCCCATTGCTCAAATGCGCGTCACCGAGGAGCTTCAAGCTGGTGAGAGTCAGCGTCCCGAAGTCAAATTGTGTATCCGAGAAGGAATTTCCGGCGAGAAAGAGATACAAAAGCAAAATCTTTGCAACAATGGGACAAAACCCACATGAAAGAACCGACATGGCTAGATTTCAGGACAACTCCATCAAACAATTCTTGGCCTTGAAGCAGACAGAATTAGAGGATAATAAGGAGGAGAGTATTGAATCAAGGAAGCAATAAAGTCGGAGATCTTATGGAAACTTGACGAAACAACAATGTAAAAGGAAAGAAACAAAGGAACAGTGAGCGAGTGTGGACGATCGTGGGAGGAGAAAGGGAATCCAAAGAAGGATAGAAGAAGACATGTGGATGCCACGTGTCGTATTCCAACGGTAATATTTCCGCCCCCTCCCCACCCTGCCTACAATTGCGTTGTCgtggaaaaaatgaaaaaaattcctCTAGGATAGGAAGTGTTCCAGCGTTTTCAATGTTTTTTATGACATGGAATCTGAGCTCCGTAGATTACGAGGTTGTACTCTTTTGGGTTCTTGGAAATATATCATACATTCGATTTTGATCCCAATTTAATCTCCCGAATTTTTTAATTATCGTAAAAAAACATTTACTGAAATCACAAAGATCTTTTCTACCTCAAATTATATGTGGAAATGATTTAGATATGTGGACTTACACCCTCTTTCATAATGCCAACACCAATTGAGAAAAATTCCTTGGTTTACATCATGTGATTGGAAAGGGAAATAACGTTTCATTATTGTTTGGAAGGAACAAAATGGAGTGAACATCCAAATGTATCATCCCTCCTTCTATTCCATTCGATTATTGTCCACTTAATaataagaaagaaagaaaagcgGTCGCATGTGGGCGACTGTCAACAGCAACACAGCTATCATGTCACTTGCAAGAAAATCAATATGCAAGCATTTGTTTTTATAATATTACAAATtatctataatattttattaaatttgagataCCTAGAGTAATTAATTTTGGTATCATGacatgttttaataattatatatattaataaaatgttaaaattttaatgcaagTTATATGTAGTCCAGCGGATTGAATCATTGTTTTTGGATTTAGGTTTAAGTTCAATTCTTACCGAGgtcattttttattattttattttttaacaaactcgttatttcttataattatattttgattctcttttaaatatatatcaaataaattataaaaaaatattagacaATCACGCAACGTGTAGGTCGGTTCACTAGTTGGTATAAAAAAAGACAAGTGACccgggtttttttttaaaaaaaaattaaaatgcatTGATATTAACTGAATTATCAAATATTGAGTAGCAAGTACAGACAGACAATGAGGACATGAATCCTCAAATCAAACCTTAGTTAGACCTATTAGATAAaagagaattgagatatcaaCGACTTCTTAACCTCGAGACATAAAGAAATAAAAACGTGTTTCATGGATTACAACTAGAATCGCTTGCAACGAGCCAAAGAAAATACATACATTTGTAAACCCGTTTTGCGTAACAAGATTAGTGTGGGGAAGTGGTACGAGATTCAAAAAGTTTGGTTATAAGTGATCTGGCTTGTTGATTTAATTACTGTCAAAGCTCTGTAATtcacgtgtatatatatagtagGATAAacgtttatatatttaatttaaaatcccCGAATACAATACAATGGACCTTTCCCCCGACATGTAAGCCATCACCATTCATTAGTGGCCCAATAACACATTAATAGAGCTTTTGATATCAAATGGAAAAAAGGACCAAAAAGAAAAACCAAAGTTTTCATTTACGATTAACATATCGACAATCAGCTCTAACATCTCCTTCATCCCCTGTGATGGGATTATTTTCCGACAAAACAAGTAGAGCCCTTGAAAAATGTTCGTGGAAGTAGCCATTATCTGAAGCCATCTTCTCCACGAAGGGATACGTATTAGGATCCGAAACCAATTGTTGGTCAATGATCAATAATCCTCTATGGTTCAGAACATTCTTGTAGTACATGTTATCAAGGGTCATTGGGGTTATACGATCATTTCTTGCATACTCCACAGCCCTCGGATCCGGATCGGGAGATGGGCATCGCCCTTTGAGGTATTCGGCATAGTTTGGATCCATTGTCGGGTCAATGGTTGGGTAAAGTCGATGGACGATGTTCGTGCAGTGAACTCGTCCTATCGAGTGTGCACCTATCAAGAAATCGATTAAATTTACGAATAAATGATCACATCAACTATTGATATATCTTTATTTCATTGATTTACCTAAAAGAGCGACAGTTCCTTCCGTGTCAACTCCAATGGATCGGAATCTTGAAAGAACCAAAGACATAGTATCATTGTGATTAGGGATAAAGTTTTCAATTTCTTCCACATAGCTTATCTTGCCATCCTTTCTCCCAGTCTTCATCCCAACATGTGGCCCTCCCAACTATAATATATTATTCCAAAACAAAAAAGAAGTTATGATCACAATTAGCAGTGGAAATGTCTTAATAAAGCTTACCAAAACGACACCATCTCTGGCTGAAAGAGCCACAATATCAGCACAAGAAACAGTGAGGGGGCATTGGGTTTCAAGTGCATCTTTGATTGTTTTGATGTACTTAAAATTCCTCATCCCAAAGTTTCTTGATGAAGTCTTCTCCGATTCTATACCATTTGCAGTGTCCAATAACAGCGACGCATCGCACGACTACATAAACAACAAGCGGCTAAGTCGATCATGGCTTATAAGGGTAATATCTATTTGACAGATATCTACATTGTGGACGTCGTTGGATCTTATAACTAGCACTAATGAAAGTATAAAACCAAACGAAACAATGACCTTAACCATGCAATCATGGAATAGATTTCTAATCCACGAAACAGCTGTGTTTCCATGCTTATGGTACAATTTGGTGACTTCTTCCTTCACGATTTGTTCGGCCTCGGGGCAACTCTCCGAGTAGTAATTCAACTGCAGCTCGCTTTCGCCTTATTTTAAAAACGAGTTAGTATAAAAGTAACATAGTATAAACAAGGGATTAATTAATGTGAATAAAATAAGAAACGGAGACAATTACCAGAATAAAACTGGAAGAGTAACGGTAACAGGAGAAGGATGACAGTTGAAGTAAAATTACAGTTGCAATGGGAGGCCATGTtggtttaatttaattatgatATAGATAAGTTACGAAGATTATTGTGCgtgtatgtgtgtatatataggCATTGTTTTTTGGTGGGGTGAGAGGCTGTTCCACTCAGCCATCTAGTCTGACCTTTCGGCtatgtttatttaaaaaaaaaaaaaaaaaaactagccaAGCCTTAGTTTATGCATTGTCATAATAGTCACTTGTCCTGGCCAAAACATTGATTATACAAAATCAAATGATTTCAGATGAAAACTAAAAATTCATGGTTTTTTCATGGTGGATTAACATCAATCCTTGACAATTGATAATCTAATTTGGTTCACTCACTGAATCAGAACATTTCTATTGTATTGGGTCGAGGTGGGATGACATATCGTACTGAAAATTATATATTGCATCGAAAGTTATATATCGTACTGAAagttatgatatattcatatatttcGAATAATTAGCATACCAATTACATCAAAATTTTGTTATATATCAAGATTTCGCTAAGGTATATACCGATTTTTTTTATCCTAGCCGATATTTGTAGAGTTCTCCAAAGAAATCGGGTAAACTTTACTTAGGTTTCAAGTGTAAACTTGTTGAGGATTTTAACCTTCATTCTAATTCTCGGTTATGTTCCATTTAATTTTTCAGAGCCATAAAATTCCCCCTCCCCATTATAGGTATGCCTGGCTTGTACTAATCTTGCAGGTAGGACAGAGATTATACAATCTTAAGTCGTCGAGTTATAAACTTCATTTCTTTGGATTTATTCGGTTCCATTTTTCATCCAACTTTTCTACATTTGTACATCTTAAACACAATAATTTATGGTTAAcaaaattttgtaaatattgcaaagtCGTGCGCACAAAAAAAGTGAGTGGTATTTGGAATATTTCCTTAATGGAGCTATGATGTACAATTTGACAAATATTATGTTGGCGGTTGgttaaataaacaacaaaaaTGAGTATATGTGAAGTAAAGCATAAGTTTTATCCACCCATTCTCCATTATCTTTTCTTCGTTGAAActtttttaagttgttttagaAAAATTTGGGGTACCCTAATTTCATTTGAAAATGTTAACAACTTTAAagatcaaattatatttattaaatttatcgTATATCAAGTATATCCTCATTTAATATATCATGTCAATTAATGTTATTATTGTGattatttacaaaaattaacTATTAGCCTAACATTTCaataagttatttttaaaataatatctcaCAACTTATAATTTTTTAGAACATCTTATAgttgttttaaataaatttagtcaaATACCGTCTTAGAGATAAATTGATTCCT
The Primulina eburnea isolate SZY01 chromosome 5, ASM2296580v1, whole genome shotgun sequence genome window above contains:
- the LOC140832479 gene encoding L-type lectin-domain containing receptor kinase VIII.1-like yields the protein MSVLSCGFCPIVAKILLLYLFLAGNSFSDTQFDFGTLTLTSLKLLGDAHLSNGSVRLTRDLTVPNSGAGKVLYSNPVKFRRPGTQNLASFSSFFSFSITNLNPSSIGGGLAFVISPDDQFVGDAGGFLGVMDRENTQNGVLAVEFDTLMDIQFKDINGNHVGLDLNSMISTRVGDLEIIGVDLKSGDLVNSWVEYSGSTRMINVYVSYSNMKPKEPIVSSTFDLNEYILNDFMFVGFSGSTQGSTEIHCIEWWSFSSFFDDNTGYNSMFPTGRSPPPPANLMNPTADTVKPPPPSLAPVESDHNDTAAVQEKEKNSGKCHNQLCKDGPGAVVGVVTAGAFFLVFCAVALIWVYSKKIKGVKTPEILASDVIKMPREFSYKELKLATKGFDSNKVIGHGAFGTVYRGILPATGDIVAVKRCSHAGQGKTEFLSELSIIGTLRHRNLVRLQGWCHEKGEILLVYDLMANGSLDKALFESRMVLPWPYRHKILLGVASALAYLHQECENQVIHRDIKASNIMLDEGFNARLGDFGLARQIEHDKSPDATVAAGTMGYLAPEYLLTGRATEKTDVFSYGAVVLEVASGRRPIEKEVIGVGKVGVSSNLVEWVWSLHREGRLMLASDPRLGNEYNEEVMRRVLMVGLACSHPDPMARPTMRVVVQMLVGETEVPIVPRTRPTLSFSTSHLLMTLQDSVTDLNEVITISTSSSETSFTGGGSSHGLDLV
- the LOC140832480 gene encoding peroxidase 21, with amino-acid sequence MASHCNCNFTSTVILLLLPLLFQFYSGESELQLNYYSESCPEAEQIVKEEVTKLYHKHGNTAVSWIRNLFHDCMVKSCDASLLLDTANGIESEKTSSRNFGMRNFKYIKTIKDALETQCPLTVSCADIVALSARDGVVLLGGPHVGMKTGRKDGKISYVEEIENFIPNHNDTMSLVLSRFRSIGVDTEGTVALLGAHSIGRVHCTNIVHRLYPTIDPTMDPNYAEYLKGRCPSPDPDPRAVEYARNDRITPMTLDNMYYKNVLNHRGLLIIDQQLVSDPNTYPFVEKMASDNGYFHEHFSRALLVLSENNPITGDEGDVRADCRYVNRK